A stretch of Methanomassiliicoccales archaeon DNA encodes these proteins:
- a CDS encoding PIN domain-containing protein: protein MKTFVDTSAFYALADATDRHHSAARKVYEELIGKEELITTDYVLLECWFLISHHLGRNAALKFWDFLLSGAVELVMAERKDLENARKIVAEYGDQDFSLVDAVNFAVMERLGIKKAFTFDAHFHIYRFGREKQERFEVIPLSPP from the coding sequence ATGAAAACCTTCGTTGATACTTCAGCCTTTTATGCTTTGGCCGATGCAACCGATCGGCACCACTCCGCGGCCCGTAAGGTCTACGAAGAGCTCATCGGGAAAGAGGAGCTTATCACTACGGATTATGTTCTCCTTGAGTGTTGGTTCCTTATCTCTCATCACCTTGGCCGGAATGCAGCCCTGAAGTTCTGGGATTTCCTCCTTTCCGGGGCGGTGGAGCTCGTGATGGCGGAGAGAAAAGACCTGGAAAACGCCCGGAAAATCGTTGCAGAGTACGGGGACCAAGACTTCTCTTTGGTGGATGCTGTCAATTTCGCGGTGATGGAACGCCTGGGCATCAAGAAGGCCTTCACCTTCGATGCCCACTTCCATATCTATCGGTTCGGACGAGAAAAACAGGAAAGATTTGAAGTCATTCCGCTAAGTCCACCCTGA
- a CDS encoding CopG family transcriptional regulator, with translation MSKKRTQVYLDPEVHRRLKERAKEEGISLAELIRRMAKDYLRKEASPKDFLAIVGLGQSGKTDVSEKHDDYLAQVLSDENLR, from the coding sequence ATGTCTAAAAAGAGAACGCAGGTCTACCTCGATCCTGAGGTCCACCGGCGCTTGAAGGAGCGGGCTAAGGAAGAAGGTATTTCCCTGGCCGAGCTTATCCGGCGCATGGCCAAGGATTACCTGCGCAAAGAGGCCTCCCCCAAGGACTTTCTAGCCATCGTAGGCCTTGGCCAAAGCGGGAAAACCGACGTCTCTGAGAAACACGATGACTACTTAGCCCAAGTGCTTTCCGATGAAAACCTTCGTTGA
- a CDS encoding DUF87 domain-containing protein, with protein sequence MRAEEKALISLFEEGGRGEPRPPDLPAKRKPLNQGLTLLSFQGDEALVSFPRPPRLGEALLLREGPRKLLLQVVWAKAEERGWVARAKVRGPWDGILPGWDAEIFPTSPPIPETPGPKIFLGRTLEGEEFSPGGRALEKVNVIVGAKGSGKSHLAKVILLGLIRAGAPCLVLDVNREYGGLPEVRTYSVGRNFKLGVREIGVEALSVMLEAFGTPATSLLYFETRLSKLFQEKKEFIGIDELISMAEEGEFYPTQSGYAADAVNRTLRSRLEALKLTGMVARSPLEASSFTGVWKEIREGGAVAFDLSGLSTPARMGFAQALLRFLFALVEEEEKVPFVFFEEAHLYVTPQGIDALVTRARHTGITSFFITNTPTALPEGVLRAADNLFVFRLPLEEDIKWVAKSGMIEESSLLALVQALPKYACLALGEATETYPVVLLPDPLLGVDTRGKTRYFFALPANEVQSS encoded by the coding sequence GTGAGGGCCGAGGAAAAAGCCCTTATTTCCCTGTTCGAGGAGGGGGGACGAGGTGAACCTAGGCCCCCTGACCTCCCGGCCAAAAGAAAGCCTTTAAATCAGGGCCTTACCCTCCTCTCCTTCCAGGGCGACGAGGCCTTGGTCTCCTTCCCTAGACCCCCAAGGCTCGGCGAAGCCCTTCTTCTACGGGAAGGCCCTCGGAAACTCCTCCTCCAAGTGGTGTGGGCCAAAGCTGAAGAAAGAGGATGGGTCGCCCGGGCCAAGGTCCGCGGCCCCTGGGACGGAATCCTCCCCGGCTGGGATGCGGAGATTTTCCCGACTAGCCCTCCTATTCCCGAAACCCCGGGCCCAAAGATTTTCCTTGGCCGGACGTTGGAAGGAGAAGAATTCTCCCCGGGCGGAAGGGCGCTAGAGAAGGTGAACGTGATCGTGGGCGCCAAGGGTTCGGGGAAGTCACATTTAGCGAAAGTCATTCTCCTTGGGCTTATCCGGGCGGGAGCTCCGTGCCTCGTTTTGGATGTGAACCGGGAGTACGGTGGGCTTCCAGAAGTTCGAACGTATTCGGTGGGAAGAAATTTCAAACTTGGGGTTCGGGAGATCGGGGTTGAAGCCCTGTCCGTGATGCTTGAGGCCTTCGGGACACCCGCAACTTCCCTCCTTTATTTTGAGACGAGGCTTTCGAAGCTTTTTCAGGAGAAGAAAGAATTTATCGGGATCGATGAACTCATCTCGATGGCGGAAGAAGGGGAGTTTTATCCCACCCAAAGCGGGTATGCCGCGGATGCGGTGAACCGAACCCTTCGCTCACGGCTAGAAGCTTTAAAACTCACGGGGATGGTGGCGAGGAGTCCCCTCGAGGCCTCGTCGTTTACGGGGGTCTGGAAGGAAATCCGGGAGGGAGGGGCGGTAGCGTTCGATCTTTCCGGGCTTTCTACACCGGCGAGGATGGGGTTTGCCCAGGCGCTTTTGCGGTTCCTCTTTGCGCTCGTAGAGGAGGAAGAAAAAGTCCCGTTCGTGTTTTTCGAGGAAGCGCACCTCTATGTGACCCCGCAGGGGATCGATGCCCTCGTGACGAGGGCAAGGCACACCGGGATCACGAGTTTCTTTATTACGAATACACCCACAGCCCTTCCGGAAGGGGTTTTACGGGCGGCGGATAACTTGTTCGTGTTCCGGTTGCCGCTCGAGGAGGACATCAAGTGGGTGGCGAAGTCCGGGATGATCGAGGAAAGCTCGCTTCTTGCGTTAGTTCAGGCTTTGCCCAAGTACGCTTGTCTCGCCTTGGGCGAGGCTACTGAGACTTACCCCGTCGTCCTTTTGCCTGATCCCCTTTTAGGCGTGGATACCCGCGGTAAAACCCGCTACTTCTTCGCCCTTCCCGCCAACGAGGTTCAATCGAGTTGA
- a CDS encoding phosphoglycerate dehydrogenase: MRKVIVSSRTFGKVVSIGEELLRNNGFAVFYARTVPDTLIDEDYLAELVKREQPYAIICGTEPITRKVLENSQNLRIVMKRGVGIDNIDLQAATSLNIAVGNVPEANQKAVAELTLGLILALVRHLYDAIQSTKSGKWIPFIGHELNNLTIGVIGTGRIGREVIKLLCGFGAKILAYDIAPNIELTMQYGVKYVSLDTLLKMSDIVTIHVPLTKETHHMIGQRELEIMKPTAFIINTARGEIIDEVALYNHLKEKKIAGAALDVFSQEPPVNNPLLNLDNVIATPHMGAYTFEAMEKMDRICAETIIAFSRGEKLSNIINADMISA, encoded by the coding sequence ATGCGAAAAGTGATAGTAAGCTCGCGGACTTTCGGAAAAGTAGTCTCAATTGGAGAAGAGCTCCTTCGCAATAATGGGTTTGCCGTGTTTTATGCTCGTACAGTCCCTGATACACTCATCGACGAAGACTATCTTGCTGAATTAGTAAAACGAGAACAGCCTTACGCTATAATTTGTGGTACTGAACCCATTACAAGAAAAGTTCTTGAAAATTCACAAAACCTACGCATAGTGATGAAGCGGGGGGTAGGAATTGATAATATCGATTTACAAGCAGCTACATCATTAAATATTGCGGTAGGCAATGTGCCAGAAGCTAACCAAAAAGCTGTAGCTGAATTAACTCTGGGGTTGATTTTGGCCTTAGTTCGTCATCTTTATGATGCTATCCAAAGCACTAAAAGCGGTAAGTGGATCCCATTTATTGGTCATGAATTAAATAACCTCACAATCGGTGTGATTGGTACAGGAAGGATTGGCCGCGAAGTGATAAAGCTTCTCTGTGGCTTTGGGGCAAAAATATTGGCCTACGATATCGCGCCTAACATCGAATTAACCATGCAATACGGCGTAAAATATGTATCGCTTGATACATTGTTAAAAATGTCGGATATTGTTACTATACATGTACCTTTAACAAAAGAAACGCATCACATGATAGGACAACGCGAGTTAGAAATAATGAAGCCCACGGCGTTTATCATTAACACAGCACGTGGAGAAATAATCGACGAAGTTGCTCTTTACAATCACTTAAAAGAAAAGAAAATCGCTGGAGCAGCTTTAGATGTTTTTTCGCAAGAGCCGCCTGTTAATAATCCCCTTCTTAATTTAGATAATGTTATAGCAACACCTCATATGGGAGCTTATACTTTTGAAGCGATGGAAAAGATGGACCGAATATGTGCTGAGACTATTATAGCTTTTTCGCGTGGTGAGAAATTATCTAATATCATAAATGCTGACATGATTTCTGCATAG
- a CDS encoding sugar kinase: protein MRYDLVTFGETMIRLSPPNFRRLEQTDLLEVNIGGAELNVAVAAQRLGLRCAYVTRLTDNPLGRMIANKAREHGVDVSHIVWTKEDRVGLYFVEFGASPRASSVLYDRANSAMAKIKPGEVAWDEIFKEARAFHTTGITPALSPSAAEATKEAVRKAKEHGLLVSIDLNYRARLWTPEEARRVMTELVQMADILITTEEDAERVFGVKEDSYEKVAERLGKEFRLKAVAVTIRETPSVWRNTWTALAWTPGGIIRGPVFDIEIVDRVGAGDAFAGGFLYGFLTKDVEAGIRYGVAISALKQTNPGDFVWATKEECERLLAGAGLRIVR, encoded by the coding sequence ATGCGCTACGACCTAGTGACGTTTGGTGAGACGATGATTAGGCTTTCGCCGCCAAATTTTCGACGGCTGGAGCAAACGGACCTTCTTGAGGTCAATATCGGTGGAGCAGAACTGAACGTAGCTGTGGCTGCGCAAAGGCTGGGCCTTCGCTGTGCTTACGTAACTCGCCTCACCGATAACCCCCTTGGTCGCATGATTGCCAACAAAGCTCGGGAGCACGGTGTGGACGTTTCCCACATCGTTTGGACCAAAGAAGACCGCGTTGGGCTTTATTTTGTGGAATTCGGGGCAAGCCCCAGGGCTAGTTCCGTTCTCTATGATCGGGCCAATTCCGCCATGGCGAAAATCAAGCCGGGCGAGGTGGCTTGGGACGAGATCTTTAAGGAAGCGCGAGCCTTTCATACTACCGGTATCACGCCTGCCCTTTCCCCTTCTGCAGCGGAAGCTACAAAGGAAGCGGTACGTAAAGCTAAGGAACATGGGCTTCTGGTTTCTATAGATCTTAATTACCGCGCAAGACTATGGACCCCGGAGGAGGCAAGGCGGGTAATGACGGAGCTTGTACAAATGGCGGACATCCTTATTACCACAGAAGAAGACGCAGAGAGGGTCTTCGGGGTTAAAGAGGATTCTTACGAAAAGGTAGCCGAACGGCTAGGAAAGGAATTCCGGCTTAAGGCCGTGGCGGTAACCATCCGGGAAACGCCTTCTGTTTGGCGCAATACCTGGACGGCGTTGGCCTGGACTCCGGGAGGGATTATCCGGGGACCAGTTTTTGACATCGAAATTGTGGACCGAGTGGGCGCAGGCGATGCTTTCGCCGGTGGTTTCCTGTATGGTTTCCTTACAAAGGATGTGGAAGCTGGGATCCGCTATGGAGTGGCCATATCGGCCCTGAAGCAAACGAACCCTGGGGACTTCGTTTGGGCTACCAAAGAAGAGTGTGAACGCCTTCTTGCTGGTGCGGGCCTGCGCATTGTTCGCTGA
- a CDS encoding bifunctional 4-hydroxy-2-oxoglutarate aldolase/2-dehydro-3-deoxy-phosphogluconate aldolase: MISQDFLKLIGESGAIGIIRIQTAEDLLAIAGALHRGGLNCLEITMNTPGALRAIESAREKLPQVLLGAGTVLDAISAREAILAGAQFLVTPTVKLDVLEVAHRYGVPAIIGAMTPTEILTAWEAGADMVKVFPASALGPKYLQEIHGPLPQIPLVPTGGITAENAGEFIRAGAVAVCVGSWLVDKKAVAEGRFEVLTERARQLVEVVRKARES, from the coding sequence TTGATTAGCCAAGATTTCTTAAAGTTGATAGGCGAATCTGGGGCTATCGGGATAATTCGCATTCAGACTGCAGAGGATCTTCTCGCTATTGCCGGAGCTTTACATCGTGGTGGGCTTAATTGCCTTGAAATCACAATGAATACCCCAGGAGCTCTGCGCGCCATCGAGAGCGCTCGCGAAAAATTGCCCCAGGTTTTGCTTGGTGCGGGGACAGTTTTGGATGCGATAAGTGCTCGCGAAGCGATCCTGGCTGGCGCGCAATTTCTTGTTACTCCCACCGTTAAGCTTGATGTACTTGAGGTCGCTCACCGCTATGGTGTTCCCGCCATCATCGGCGCTATGACCCCCACCGAGATCCTCACTGCTTGGGAAGCTGGTGCAGACATGGTCAAGGTCTTTCCCGCTTCTGCCCTTGGCCCTAAATACCTTCAGGAAATCCATGGTCCTTTACCGCAAATTCCTTTGGTTCCTACGGGTGGGATTACGGCTGAGAATGCCGGTGAATTTATTCGCGCTGGAGCAGTAGCTGTCTGTGTAGGCTCGTGGCTTGTGGACAAAAAAGCTGTAGCGGAAGGACGTTTTGAGGTCCTTACCGAGCGAGCCCGCCAGCTTGTCGAGGTGGTACGCAAAGCCCGGGAAAGTTAA
- a CDS encoding sugar phosphate isomerase/epimerase — translation MNKVGIYYAYWERNWSANLLEYPARVAKLGFDVLEIKLDQVMNMPSQKKEELKKLAELHGIELTVCEALTAKYDISSPDLHIRRQGIEYLKRGLDIIHALGCTLLGGILYGAWNPPPIDWPAKHDYFLRSVESMREIIKVAESLGVVCAVEVVNRFEQFMLNTCAEAVEYVKLVESPNIKVMLDSFHMNIEEDNIRDAVLKAGELLGHVHISETNRRPPGRGRFPWLELITALQEIRYPGRIVMEPFTQPGGEVGQDIRVWRDLQEGKDLDEEAKRALFFIKSLLHSTQKS, via the coding sequence ATGAATAAAGTGGGGATCTATTATGCTTATTGGGAACGGAATTGGTCAGCGAATCTCCTTGAATATCCTGCTCGAGTAGCTAAGTTAGGTTTTGACGTACTAGAAATTAAATTGGACCAGGTAATGAACATGCCATCACAAAAAAAGGAAGAGCTCAAAAAATTGGCAGAATTACATGGCATCGAATTGACTGTCTGTGAAGCTCTTACCGCGAAATATGACATTTCTTCTCCAGACCTTCATATAAGGCGTCAAGGCATTGAATACCTAAAGCGGGGTCTAGACATTATCCATGCTTTAGGCTGCACGCTTCTTGGGGGTATTCTTTACGGAGCATGGAACCCTCCTCCTATTGATTGGCCAGCGAAGCACGACTATTTTTTGCGTAGTGTAGAAAGTATGCGAGAAATAATAAAGGTGGCCGAGAGCCTTGGCGTTGTATGTGCAGTAGAAGTGGTGAATCGTTTCGAACAATTTATGCTAAACACTTGCGCCGAAGCAGTGGAGTATGTAAAACTAGTAGAGAGTCCCAATATAAAAGTTATGTTGGATTCGTTTCATATGAATATTGAAGAAGATAACATTCGCGATGCTGTACTTAAAGCCGGAGAGCTTTTGGGACACGTTCATATCTCCGAAACTAATCGTAGGCCTCCTGGACGAGGAAGGTTTCCCTGGCTTGAACTAATAACTGCGCTCCAAGAAATTCGCTACCCTGGTCGAATTGTAATGGAACCGTTTACTCAGCCCGGAGGAGAAGTAGGGCAGGATATTCGAGTGTGGCGGGACTTACAAGAGGGCAAGGACTTAGACGAGGAAGCTAAACGAGCTTTGTTTTTCATCAAATCATTGCTTCATAGCACACAGAAATCATAA
- a CDS encoding aldo/keto reductase yields the protein MEYRYLGKTGLRVSELCLGTQTFGWVTDENTAFQILDKFVEAGGNFFDTADSYNKGESERILGKWIKKYGRRSSLVVATKTYFPTGEGPNDMGLSRKHIVETVEESLRRLQTDYIDILQLHCYDGATPLEETLRALDDLVKSGKICYIGTSNFAPSQLMKAIMLCRMHGWAEIVSLQAEYSLLVRSPEWELIPLCEEEGIGFLAWSPLAGGWLTGKYRQNAPIPPDSRAGRRDRFEDLPEQRVREKTWDVIETLIEIANNRHKTPAQVALNWLLRKSKNIVPVFGARTVEQMEDNLGAVGWELTDEEMQRLNEVSQVELPYPYNFLSRYSRKR from the coding sequence ATGGAGTACAGGTACCTAGGAAAAACTGGGCTTAGGGTGTCAGAACTTTGCCTTGGAACCCAAACTTTCGGTTGGGTTACTGACGAAAACACAGCTTTTCAAATATTGGACAAATTTGTTGAGGCTGGGGGGAATTTTTTCGATACCGCCGATAGTTATAACAAAGGCGAATCAGAGCGAATACTCGGTAAGTGGATTAAGAAGTATGGCCGTCGCTCTTCCCTGGTTGTTGCTACGAAAACCTACTTCCCTACAGGCGAAGGCCCTAACGACATGGGCCTTTCCAGGAAGCACATTGTAGAAACTGTGGAGGAGAGTCTTCGACGACTTCAGACTGACTATATCGACATATTGCAACTTCACTGCTACGATGGTGCTACCCCCCTGGAAGAGACGCTCCGGGCTCTAGATGACCTTGTAAAAAGCGGCAAGATCTGTTACATCGGGACTTCAAACTTTGCTCCCTCACAATTGATGAAGGCGATCATGCTCTGTCGAATGCATGGGTGGGCTGAAATTGTTAGCCTTCAAGCAGAATACAGTCTGCTCGTGCGTTCACCCGAGTGGGAGCTAATCCCTCTTTGCGAGGAGGAAGGAATTGGTTTCTTAGCTTGGTCGCCTTTGGCTGGGGGATGGCTCACCGGCAAATATCGTCAGAATGCTCCAATTCCTCCTGATTCCCGGGCTGGCCGGCGGGATCGTTTTGAGGACCTTCCTGAACAACGGGTGCGCGAAAAGACTTGGGATGTTATTGAAACATTAATTGAAATTGCCAACAATCGGCACAAGACCCCTGCTCAAGTAGCTTTAAATTGGCTCCTTCGAAAATCCAAAAATATTGTGCCCGTCTTCGGTGCTCGCACTGTGGAGCAAATGGAGGATAACCTCGGCGCCGTAGGATGGGAGCTCACAGACGAAGAAATGCAGCGTTTAAATGAGGTAAGTCAAGTAGAACTTCCTTATCCGTATAATTTTCTTAGCCGCTATTCAAGGAAAAGATAA
- a CDS encoding cupin domain-containing protein yields the protein MEMIFQYDLATRTFEGLRHWERRLSEMAEVFVSKEAVAEILKVNNPIIYEVWEVPNVPEKIGQLFWSFTILYPGKVGNEYYMTKGHYHLDPACAEVYLILLGEGVLLLKDNNASKALFVRKGSVAHIPPGCAHRMVNIGNEPLIFFAVYPAQAGHDYERIKEEGFTIRVIQRGRKPEVCQDR from the coding sequence ATGGAAATGATTTTCCAATACGATCTCGCCACCAGAACTTTTGAGGGCCTGCGGCATTGGGAGCGACGGCTAAGTGAAATGGCGGAGGTTTTCGTATCTAAAGAAGCGGTGGCCGAAATTCTTAAAGTGAATAATCCTATAATTTATGAGGTTTGGGAAGTTCCGAATGTTCCTGAAAAGATTGGGCAGCTTTTTTGGTCCTTTACGATTCTCTATCCTGGCAAAGTAGGCAATGAGTATTACATGACCAAAGGGCATTATCATCTTGATCCTGCATGTGCTGAAGTTTACTTAATACTTTTAGGAGAAGGCGTTCTCCTATTGAAGGATAACAATGCGTCTAAAGCGTTGTTTGTTCGTAAAGGAAGTGTAGCGCATATTCCGCCAGGATGTGCTCACAGAATGGTCAACATTGGTAATGAGCCGCTTATTTTCTTTGCAGTTTATCCAGCTCAGGCAGGTCATGACTATGAAAGGATTAAGGAAGAAGGGTTTACAATCCGTGTAATCCAGCGAGGACGCAAACCTGAGGTTTGCCAAGATCGTTGA